A region from the Agrococcus sp. SL85 genome encodes:
- the ruvB gene encoding Holliday junction branch migration DNA helicase RuvB: protein MTDPVVDPVAGSDELAFEGALRPTSLAEFVGQPKVRGQLEVLLRAAALQDRAPDHILLAGPPGLGKTTLAMIIGAETGRPIRFSSGPAIQHAGDLAAVLSALVPGEVLFIDEIHRMARSAEEMLYLAMEDFKIDIMVGKGAGAASIPLELAPFTLVGATTRSGMLPAPLRDRFGFTAHLEHYDVADLERVLGRSASLMGLAIEPAALAELAGRSRGTPRIANRLLRRVRDWLLVHEGSTDLDGVRAALELYDVDAAGLDRIDRAVLHAIAHRFAGGPVGLSTLAAAVGEEADTIESVVEPFLVREGLIGRTPRGRVATPAGLRHAGATSSEATLDGV from the coding sequence ATGACCGATCCCGTCGTCGACCCCGTCGCCGGCTCCGACGAGCTCGCCTTCGAGGGGGCCCTGCGCCCCACCTCGCTCGCCGAGTTCGTCGGCCAGCCGAAGGTGCGGGGGCAGCTCGAGGTGCTGCTGCGCGCCGCGGCGCTCCAGGACCGCGCGCCCGACCACATCCTCCTCGCGGGCCCCCCGGGGCTCGGCAAGACCACGCTCGCGATGATCATCGGCGCCGAGACGGGCCGGCCCATCCGCTTCTCCTCCGGCCCGGCGATCCAGCACGCGGGCGACCTCGCGGCCGTGCTCTCGGCGCTCGTGCCGGGCGAGGTCCTCTTCATCGACGAGATCCACCGCATGGCGCGCTCGGCGGAGGAGATGCTCTACCTCGCGATGGAGGACTTCAAGATCGACATCATGGTCGGCAAGGGCGCGGGCGCGGCATCGATCCCGCTCGAGCTCGCGCCGTTCACGCTCGTGGGCGCGACGACGCGCTCCGGCATGCTGCCCGCGCCGCTCCGCGACCGCTTCGGCTTCACCGCGCACCTCGAGCACTACGACGTCGCCGACCTCGAGCGCGTGCTCGGGCGCTCCGCGAGCCTCATGGGGCTCGCGATCGAGCCCGCCGCGCTCGCGGAGCTCGCGGGGCGCTCCCGCGGCACGCCGCGCATCGCCAACCGGCTGCTGCGCCGCGTGCGCGACTGGCTCCTGGTGCACGAGGGCTCGACCGACCTGGACGGCGTGCGCGCGGCGCTCGAGCTCTACGACGTCGACGCGGCGGGCCTCGACCGCATCGACCGGGCCGTGCTCCACGCCATCGCGCATCGCTTCGCGGGCGGCCCCGTGGGGCTGTCGACCCTCGCAGCGGCCGTGGGGGAGGAGGCCGACACGATCGAGTCGGTCGTCGAGCCCTTCCTCGTGCGCGAGGGGCTCATCGGGCGCACGCCGCGCGGCCGCGTCGCGACCCCCGCGGGCCTCCGCCACGCGGGCGCGACCTCCTCGGAGGCGACGCTCGACGGGGTATGA
- the yajC gene encoding preprotein translocase subunit YajC, translated as MLFTQTTANAQSGAFPIDPLTLIMLVVLAAMIFFMFRSNKKRKEQQAQLQDKMVPGAEVMTNFGLFGELVSIDEEKNEAFVEIAPGTIVRVHRQVLARVVEDEPVDEAEEAAAADAPDAGEQPGEPRDRA; from the coding sequence ATGCTGTTCACGCAGACGACCGCCAACGCCCAGTCGGGCGCGTTCCCGATCGACCCGCTGACGCTCATCATGCTCGTCGTGCTCGCGGCGATGATCTTCTTCATGTTCCGCTCGAACAAGAAGCGCAAGGAGCAGCAGGCGCAGCTCCAGGACAAGATGGTGCCCGGCGCCGAGGTCATGACGAACTTCGGCCTCTTCGGCGAGCTCGTGTCGATCGACGAGGAGAAGAACGAGGCCTTCGTCGAGATCGCCCCCGGCACGATCGTCCGCGTGCACCGTCAGGTGCTCGCCCGCGTCGTCGAGGACGAGCCGGTCGACGAGGCCGAGGAGGCGGCGGCCGCCGACGCCCCCGACGCCGGCGAGCAGCCCGGCGAGCCGCGCGACCGCGCCTGA